A part of Aegilops tauschii subsp. strangulata cultivar AL8/78 chromosome 2, Aet v6.0, whole genome shotgun sequence genomic DNA contains:
- the LOC109749819 gene encoding uncharacterized protein: MAEAPSKIESMRKWVVDHKLRAVGCLWLSGISSSIAFNWSRPNMKTSVKLIHARLHAQALTIAALGSCALVEYYDQNYGSSGPKVDKYTRHYMSHSHKD; this comes from the exons ATGGCGGAGGCCCCGAGCAAGATCGAATCCATGCGGAAGTGGGTGGTCGATCACAAGCTCCGAGCCGTAG GTTGCCTGTGGCTTAGCGGGATCTCCAGCTCCATCGCGTTCAACTGGTCGCGGCCCAACATGAAGACCAGCGTCAAGCTCATCCACGCAAG GTTGCACGCGCAAGCTCTAACGATCGCTGCCTTAGGTAGTTGTGCATTAGTAGAGTACTATGACCAGAACTACGGCTCTTCAGGACCAAAGGTGGACAAATATACAAGGCATTACATGTCACACTCGCATAAAGATTAA
- the LOC109749823 gene encoding flavonoid O-methyltransferase-like protein Os11g0303600, with protein sequence MATSRAELLQAEAELVRHSLGYLKSMALHSAVKLGIPDALHRCGGAASLPDLLSTLALPCSKRPYLSRLMKMLAVEGIFTAVAVDVDAPPAAGEGAAGTAPSVRYGLSPVSRLLVSGSGACLSPCMLMGTSPLFLEASLRLPQWFQRDGDGEGEPAFAMAHGESPYGAAGHDMEFNALVNEAMGSDSQFMAELVVRECGEVFTGVTSLVDVGGGNGTMATAIAKAFPHVRCSVLDLPHVIQGVSAHESVEFAAGDMMEYVPPADAVLLKCVLHNWSDEDCVKILTKCREAIAQGAKAGAGKVVIIDAVVGSPTHSQQVLEAQVLMDMQMMMLFMSKEREELNWQKIFMEAGFSHYKIQPILGMRSIIELYP encoded by the exons ATGGCCACCTCAAGAGCGGAGCTTCTGCAAGCTGAGGCAGAGCTGGTGCGCCACTCCTTAGGCTACCTCAAGTCCATGGCGTTGCACAGCGCGGTGAAGCTTGGAATCCCCGACGCTCTCCACCGCTGCGGCGGCGCCGCCTCTTTGCCCGACCTGCTATCCACCCTCGCCCTCCCTTGTAGCAAACGGCCATACCTGTCTCGGCTCATGAAGATGCTAGCCGTGGAAGGGATCTTCACGGCCGTGGCCGTGGATGTGGATGCTCCTCCCGCCGCCGGCGAGGGCGCTGCCGGCACCGCGCCGAGCGTCCGGTACGGCCTCAGCCCGGTGTCGCGCCTCCTCGTCAGCGGCAGCGGCGCGTGCCTGTCCCCGTGCATGCTCATGGGCACCTCGCCGTTGTTTCTGGAGGCCTCTCTCCGGCTGCCCCAGTGGTTCCAGagggacggcgacggcgagggtgAGCCGGCGTTCGCCATGGCGCACGGCGAGAGCCCCTACGGCGCAGCTGGCCATGACATGGAGTTCAACGCGCTGGTGAATGAGGCGATGGGGTCTGACAGCCAGTTTATGGCGGAGCTCGTCGTCCGCGAGTGCGGCGAGGTGTTCACGGGCGTGACGTCGCTGGTCGACGTCGGCGGCGGGAACGGCACCATGGCGACGGCCATCGCCAAGGCCTTCCCGCATGTCAGGTGTTCGGTGCTGGACCTCCCACATGTTATACAAGGCGTCTCAGCACACGAGTCGGTTGAGTTTGCTGCCGGCGACATGATGGAATACGTTCCACCAGCTGATGCAGTTCTGCTTAAG TGTGTGCTTCACAACTGGAGCGACGAGGATTGTGTGAAGATCCTGACAAAATGCAGAGAGGCCATTGCCCAAGGAGCGAAAGCAGGGGCAGGGAAGGTGGTAATCATCGATGCTGTTGTTGGATCTCCCACACACTCACAGCAAGTACTTGAAGCCCAAGTCTTGAtggatatgcaaatgatgatgcTGTTCATGAGCAAAGAACGCGAGGAACTGAACTGGCAAAAGATATTCATGGAAGCAGGATTTAGTCATTACAAAATACAGCCTATCCTAGGAATGCGATCCATCATCGAGCTCTACCCATAG